The Lycium barbarum isolate Lr01 chromosome 10, ASM1917538v2, whole genome shotgun sequence genome includes a region encoding these proteins:
- the LOC132615421 gene encoding uncharacterized protein LOC132615421 isoform X2: MEGLRKLENVQKIIEIMQSHGIVSSSSNANSFRFLADLALLLVSPCHELDFDSKCELIIDHVPKFSHPFLEEAMQCTSEQVVQQMVNIGPLDCDDKTITVPFQKGSEDTAMIGLHAMKRANSTLEDFCRSYFMFHKMDPHQPQSIFRFLPILSFTESYIYQLDNLNEKLLQPSVGKDRSSCREYNEAKQSSDLSSVRMITSDPFRPLCIVLEHHGLLTDRVREEFNSGVEYWSLERKLCHALGSKQETSVEDVMRAIHLKSFDYRVLNLLLYQLRGEKVNDTHMEFLSISEFLVEVSDDLFDYEDDVLENSFNILRMFNGIYGASAAPAMLAKVITEAEDKYDSLLKALDPELSLNYQKRCEEATKEGGKTSGPSLGTWSIPPVIEDEEMYRSKVLNSKPSTIPEWNT, from the exons ATGGAAGGACTAAGGAAGTTAGAAAATGTACAGAAAATTATAGAGATAATGCAATCTCATGGAATTGTCAGCTCTTCTAGCAATGCCAATTCTTTTCGTTTTCTTGCAGACTTAGCCCTTCTTTTG GTATCGCCGTGCCATGAGCTTGACTTTGATTCCAAGTGCGAATTGATTATTGACCATGTTCCGAAG ttttcacaTCCGTTCCTTGAGGAAGCAATGCAGTGCACAAGTGAGCAAG TTGTTCAACAAATGGTAAATATTGGTCCACTTGATTGTGATGATAAGACTATAACTGTTCCATTTCAAAAGGGCTCCGAAGATACGGCAATGATTGGGCTTCATGCTATGAAAAGAGCTAATTCTACATTAGAAGATTTT TGCAGGTCTTATTTTATGTTTCACAAAATGGATCCTCACCAGCCACAGTCTATATTCAGATTCTTACCGATACTTTCGTTCACTGAAAGTTACATTTATCAG TTGGATAATTTAAATGAGAAACTGCTGCAGCCATCAGTGGGGAAAGATCGATCATCATGTCGTGAATACAAT GAAGCAAAACAAAGCTCGGATCTTTCATCTGTGAGAATGATTACCAGTGATCCATTTAGACCACTTTGTATTGTACTTGAGCATCATGGGCTTTTGACAGACAG GGTAAGAGAAGAGTTCAATAGTGGAGTAGAATATTGGTCTCTGGAAAGAAAGCTGTGTCATGCACTTGGAAGTAAACAAGAG ACTTCAGTTGAAGATGTCATGAGGGCGATTCATCTGAAGTCCTTTGATTATCGGGTGCTGAATCTTCTGTTGTATCAACTGAGAGGTGAAAAG GTAAATGATACGCATATGGAGTTTTTGTCAATATCAGAATTCCTTGTGGAGGTATCCGATGACTT GTTTGACTATGAG GATGATGTGTTAGAGAATAGTTTCAATATTCTGCGCATGTTCAACGGAATTTATGGGGCTTCTGCAGCACCAGCCATGCTG GCAAAAGTTATAACTGAAGCTGAAGACAAGTATGATAGTCTATTGAAAGCTCTCGATCCCGAGCTCTCTCTGAACTATCAGAAGAGATGCGAAGAAGCTACTAAAGAAG GCGGGAAGACGTCAGGCCCATCTCTTGGAACGTGGAGTATACCTCCTGTTATTGAAGATGAGGAAATGTATAGATCCAAGGTTTTGAATTCAAAGCCATCTACTATACCAGAATGGAATACCTAA
- the LOC132614390 gene encoding uncharacterized protein LOC132614390: MSIISQNIFTTPHSKISSFYFKNPKFSTPLHLKPLKNPLFFPTQKPHLQKIEFLQCHKWKVKVFESDGTVNPQTINGKFDFDDLLSILEFLCLLSSAVVAIGFVVNSCFLGSKKWLGNRVLGVQCVVLVCGVIIGSVIRKRQWNRICMNNFSRFGSGSNGVNLLERIEKLEEDLRSSATIIRVLSRQLEKLGIRFRVTRRTLKDPITETATLAQKNSEATRALAMQGERLEKELGETQKVLLKMQDQQHKQLELILAIAKTGKLFENKQGPSQDPVKNTNDVSNTVIPQLEVNQIQALTGQRETNNDRI; this comes from the exons ATGTCAATCATATCCCAAAACATTTTCACAACTCCACACTCAAAAATCAGTTCTTTTTACTTCAAGAACCCAAAATTTTCAACTCCGTTACACTTAAAACCCTTAAAAAACCCTTTATTTTTCCCTACACAAAAACCCCATTTGCAAAAAATTGAGTTTTTACAATGCCATAAATGGAAAGTTAAGGTCTTTGAGTCAGATGGTACTGTAAATCCTCAAACTATAAATGGAAAGTTTGATTTTGATGATTTACTTTCAATTCTTGAATTTTTATGTTTGTTATCTTCAGCTGTAGTAGCTATTGGTTTTGTTGTGAATTCTTGTTTTTTGGGGTCTAAAAAGTGGTTGGGAAATAGGGTGTTAGGTGTACAGTGTGTTGTGTTGGTATGTGGAGTGATTATTGGTTCTGTGATTAGGAAAAGGCAATGGAATAGGATTTGTATGAATAATTTTTCCAGGTTTGGGAGTGGTTCAAATGGGGTTAATTTGCTTGAAAGAATTGAAAAGTTAGAGGAAGATTTGAGGAGTTCAGCTACGATTATTCGGGTTCTATCGAGACAGCTTGAGAAGCTAGGAATTCGATTTCGGGTTACTAGAAGGACTCTCAAAGATCCAATTACTGAG ACTGCAACATTGGCCCAAAAGAACTCTGAGGCCACTCGAGCATTGGCAATGCAAGGTGAGCGTCTAGAGAAGGAGCTTGGTGAAACACAAAAGGTTCTGCTGAAAATGCAG GACCAGCAACACAAACAGCTTGAATTAATTCTTGCAATTGCGAAAACTGGAAAGTTATTTGAGAACAAGCAAGGACCCAGTCAAGATCCAGTTAAAAATACAAATGATGTGTCTAATACCGTCATTCCTCAGCTGGAAGTGAATCAAATCCAAGCTTTGACAGGACAAAGAGAAACCAATAATGATAGAATCTAG
- the LOC132615421 gene encoding uncharacterized protein LOC132615421 isoform X1, translating into MEGLRKLENVQKIIEIMQSHGIVSSSSNANSFRFLADLALLLVSPCHELDFDSKCELIIDHVPKFSHPFLEEAMQCTSEQVVQQMVNIGPLDCDDKTITVPFQKGSEDTAMIGLHAMKRANSTLEDFCRSYFMFHKMDPHQPQSIFRFLPILSFTESYIYQLDNLNEKLLQPSVGKDRSSCREYNVEAKQSSDLSSVRMITSDPFRPLCIVLEHHGLLTDRVREEFNSGVEYWSLERKLCHALGSKQETSVEDVMRAIHLKSFDYRVLNLLLYQLRGEKVNDTHMEFLSISEFLVEVSDDLFDYEDDVLENSFNILRMFNGIYGASAAPAMLAKVITEAEDKYDSLLKALDPELSLNYQKRCEEATKEGGKTSGPSLGTWSIPPVIEDEEMYRSKVLNSKPSTIPEWNT; encoded by the exons ATGGAAGGACTAAGGAAGTTAGAAAATGTACAGAAAATTATAGAGATAATGCAATCTCATGGAATTGTCAGCTCTTCTAGCAATGCCAATTCTTTTCGTTTTCTTGCAGACTTAGCCCTTCTTTTG GTATCGCCGTGCCATGAGCTTGACTTTGATTCCAAGTGCGAATTGATTATTGACCATGTTCCGAAG ttttcacaTCCGTTCCTTGAGGAAGCAATGCAGTGCACAAGTGAGCAAG TTGTTCAACAAATGGTAAATATTGGTCCACTTGATTGTGATGATAAGACTATAACTGTTCCATTTCAAAAGGGCTCCGAAGATACGGCAATGATTGGGCTTCATGCTATGAAAAGAGCTAATTCTACATTAGAAGATTTT TGCAGGTCTTATTTTATGTTTCACAAAATGGATCCTCACCAGCCACAGTCTATATTCAGATTCTTACCGATACTTTCGTTCACTGAAAGTTACATTTATCAG TTGGATAATTTAAATGAGAAACTGCTGCAGCCATCAGTGGGGAAAGATCGATCATCATGTCGTGAATACAATGTG GAAGCAAAACAAAGCTCGGATCTTTCATCTGTGAGAATGATTACCAGTGATCCATTTAGACCACTTTGTATTGTACTTGAGCATCATGGGCTTTTGACAGACAG GGTAAGAGAAGAGTTCAATAGTGGAGTAGAATATTGGTCTCTGGAAAGAAAGCTGTGTCATGCACTTGGAAGTAAACAAGAG ACTTCAGTTGAAGATGTCATGAGGGCGATTCATCTGAAGTCCTTTGATTATCGGGTGCTGAATCTTCTGTTGTATCAACTGAGAGGTGAAAAG GTAAATGATACGCATATGGAGTTTTTGTCAATATCAGAATTCCTTGTGGAGGTATCCGATGACTT GTTTGACTATGAG GATGATGTGTTAGAGAATAGTTTCAATATTCTGCGCATGTTCAACGGAATTTATGGGGCTTCTGCAGCACCAGCCATGCTG GCAAAAGTTATAACTGAAGCTGAAGACAAGTATGATAGTCTATTGAAAGCTCTCGATCCCGAGCTCTCTCTGAACTATCAGAAGAGATGCGAAGAAGCTACTAAAGAAG GCGGGAAGACGTCAGGCCCATCTCTTGGAACGTGGAGTATACCTCCTGTTATTGAAGATGAGGAAATGTATAGATCCAAGGTTTTGAATTCAAAGCCATCTACTATACCAGAATGGAATACCTAA